The following are encoded in a window of Roseimaritima ulvae genomic DNA:
- a CDS encoding nucleoside/nucleotide kinase family protein encodes MAKQAAPVELTGGEGFNYEDRVAARFLIDMLSGIVPFGVEFGFITKIDWQARDTGRLLDDLLVTMSNKTGLHIAELSIKKHRQVTSGGFPANFVEACWEEWLHTKTSIFENDRDLLVLVTGEIANDVDETWSTLLRQARATSPDRLISRLQVPAPDDGSQASETAREMFTSLQCPKVLLSQGQTDDKAAVEMLRRIRLLSFDFESDPSRDLARAVADCQRLLKDSSVGEGQSLWETLVGIAAENRGMGGSLDLPSLVSELRATFQLVDHPDFASDWSAIRQSSDDVLSDVRSEIGANTSIDREQEANAIANALSTLRVCLAAGESGCGKSALAKRVSEDFYDATVAILPEDCEVERLKQLDGKLGITHPLIEVLSSSRDRCLLVLDSLERYSERGLRIAGRLVSEVLADRRCSHVDVLLLMQYDATQRVVTRLSEAGVDQSRLDITPIGSPPDLAIKQVLQDSAGIAWVTLHIEMRPLLRNLKILDWVVRASQSGRELGTANLSGLISLIDYLWSRWIESDDRGIAGGGLLKKIAVIEASGLAAGVPLTSLEYSEQQALNSLMSADLLKRRSERIKFSHDLLGDWARLRVLIGDDPTVSREGIQRIAMARWHRAVRLFGRWLLSQKDGVRRWSEAVRRTEENGTDEGTVIRDLLLESVVVSENSRALLSMAWPVLIENEGRLLKFLLDRFMFTATIPDLRLPKLVKNGNVAPQVEVAFRVPLWPYWGAVLATLNEHCAVVCRLVPSEAARVCKLWLEKTPSEIAPGTPFPFRDHAAKAALSLAREFQALRAEGKYQHDAEEQTAYQAALLAAHELPDEVSTFALEMARRRPALQEVQERAEAAKVAAEVKRRQWEEGNPDRVEQLRHLGESPLPLGDLVGPWPDGPTEHVEDAFREAVFDNSAILPLAESRPDTAFEVLLAVCIEPPYHENPYGSDLMDDCGLESWRDHDPAIYYQGPFLPLFRLCPRQGIDFTLKLINFATGRWAAKELRSRQRRGPASPDLAGLIEVDDNLEVLVQVEADAKSWIGDRRVFRWYLDWPVDCRIIPCVLMALEKWIYEQIDAEQDVDQILREIVGRSESVAFAGLLIDVGKRKPELFLTCLRPLLSASTFYLWEPRILMERSATPVGLMGWWRQPQDLVTLAREWHLAPHRKHELRRIAIWLMFMSSEMETFFQECRARWTQEIETAQSPDDLQILIAVFDRSNYREELVEGNKIRSEFVLPGNLAAKAQEDVKRADDSMRLMGFPMECRRILDGEKELLAADCESFWDTARQIEKQSVAGQDDLAKKAAAVSGAVAVLVNLHLDWIEGDPERLSWCLQQLQQIIDNPPKRRQFDVPNSAGDWDWDCFVAEAGVGLLKVAPENLFIRDLVATGIAGFHYGTTQKTMTLAHRYRQSLGDDFELMQYLAIRWSLVRRLRSQSEHYLAEATHWRKTDNADSSLSEMLKELEAVAERWRVEHIRIVEQFISREPHPTTFADVGHIGQEEVEAVMCIRFPSRKQQPRPKQATGRRRRTRRKDRGIDGKVVSAAFSWVSEALPISQSECRQCVSRVKDLVDVVLSCIQVDDDDDADGLPGEFDGWVFGLAARAIVAMDDKDDPASVWKPILSLNEEAHDWIGRFFWYWFSDGYQATPDTNTFFLRWSEMITFALSAAEWDPERVQSFGLDEMVFELMGYHFGMHSIAADPKCADNLAEMLPLLDAAAQKWFSMPRVVNGFARSLSEPGYERILCHGVRWLHRAMPSSSDYQFWRTHGIESNLISALHRCWEKHNQAVCTERDLQTAFLGLLTALSSRGNHAAMALRDRLLDSLPDD; translated from the coding sequence ATGGCCAAACAAGCTGCACCTGTCGAGTTGACCGGCGGAGAAGGTTTCAATTACGAGGACCGGGTCGCAGCTCGTTTTTTGATTGACATGCTGTCCGGAATCGTTCCCTTCGGAGTTGAGTTTGGTTTTATCACGAAGATCGATTGGCAGGCGAGGGACACAGGCCGACTACTCGATGATCTACTTGTGACGATGTCCAACAAGACCGGACTGCACATCGCCGAGCTTTCTATCAAGAAGCACCGTCAAGTTACAAGTGGCGGGTTCCCGGCAAATTTTGTTGAGGCTTGCTGGGAAGAGTGGCTACATACTAAAACTTCGATATTTGAGAACGACCGCGATCTCTTGGTCTTGGTCACTGGAGAGATTGCCAATGATGTTGATGAGACATGGTCAACGCTCCTCCGGCAGGCGCGTGCGACATCTCCCGACCGTCTCATCAGCCGACTCCAAGTACCGGCCCCAGATGATGGCTCTCAGGCTTCTGAGACGGCACGTGAAATGTTCACGAGTCTGCAGTGCCCGAAGGTCTTGCTGAGTCAGGGGCAGACGGACGATAAGGCTGCGGTGGAGATGCTGCGACGAATTCGACTGTTGAGTTTCGATTTCGAATCCGATCCAAGTCGAGATCTTGCTCGGGCAGTGGCTGACTGTCAGCGACTACTGAAAGACTCCAGTGTTGGCGAAGGCCAGAGTCTCTGGGAGACGCTGGTTGGGATAGCAGCAGAGAACAGAGGAATGGGAGGTTCTTTGGACCTCCCTTCTCTTGTCTCGGAATTGCGTGCGACATTTCAACTTGTTGATCACCCTGATTTCGCGAGCGATTGGAGTGCCATCAGGCAATCCTCTGACGACGTGCTTTCAGACGTTCGAAGTGAGATCGGTGCGAACACGTCAATCGATCGGGAACAAGAGGCGAATGCGATCGCAAACGCCCTTAGTACTCTGAGGGTCTGCTTGGCGGCAGGCGAGTCAGGATGTGGAAAGTCCGCGCTGGCGAAACGCGTGTCAGAAGACTTCTACGACGCGACGGTTGCGATCCTACCCGAGGACTGTGAAGTCGAGCGATTGAAACAACTCGACGGGAAACTCGGAATCACTCATCCTCTGATCGAAGTGCTCAGTTCGAGCCGGGACCGCTGTCTGCTAGTCTTGGACTCGTTGGAACGGTACTCGGAGCGAGGTCTCCGGATCGCAGGAAGGCTTGTTTCCGAGGTTCTCGCTGACCGTCGATGCTCGCACGTGGATGTGCTGCTGTTGATGCAGTACGACGCTACCCAGCGCGTCGTCACTCGGCTCAGTGAAGCGGGGGTCGACCAATCCAGGCTCGACATTACTCCAATCGGCTCACCACCTGACCTCGCAATCAAGCAGGTCCTTCAGGATTCAGCTGGGATCGCATGGGTAACTTTGCACATTGAGATGCGGCCTCTGTTGCGGAACCTCAAAATCCTCGACTGGGTTGTTCGTGCATCCCAATCCGGTCGCGAACTTGGTACAGCCAATCTGTCTGGGCTGATCTCACTGATTGACTACCTCTGGAGCCGGTGGATTGAGTCAGACGATCGCGGTATCGCTGGTGGCGGGCTGCTCAAGAAGATAGCCGTCATCGAAGCATCGGGATTGGCTGCTGGAGTGCCGTTAACCTCCCTCGAGTATTCGGAACAACAAGCACTCAACTCTCTGATGTCGGCCGACCTACTGAAGAGGCGGTCTGAACGCATCAAGTTTTCACACGATCTCCTGGGTGATTGGGCGAGGTTGAGAGTCCTCATCGGTGATGACCCAACTGTATCGCGCGAAGGAATTCAGCGAATCGCGATGGCTCGTTGGCATCGAGCCGTCCGGCTGTTCGGCAGATGGCTTCTCTCTCAGAAAGACGGAGTTCGTCGATGGTCGGAGGCGGTCAGACGAACTGAAGAAAATGGCACCGATGAAGGAACCGTCATTCGCGACTTGCTGCTTGAATCGGTCGTGGTGAGCGAGAATTCCAGAGCGTTGCTCTCAATGGCGTGGCCGGTATTGATCGAGAATGAGGGCCGGCTGCTCAAGTTCTTGCTCGACCGGTTCATGTTCACCGCTACCATCCCGGACCTTAGACTTCCCAAACTCGTCAAGAACGGGAACGTTGCTCCACAAGTTGAAGTTGCGTTCCGCGTTCCGCTCTGGCCGTATTGGGGTGCGGTCTTGGCAACGCTCAATGAACACTGCGCCGTCGTCTGCCGCCTTGTGCCCAGTGAAGCGGCGCGGGTTTGCAAGCTGTGGCTGGAGAAGACTCCATCGGAGATCGCGCCAGGAACTCCGTTTCCATTTCGAGATCATGCTGCCAAAGCTGCTTTGTCACTGGCGAGAGAGTTCCAGGCGCTTCGGGCAGAAGGCAAGTATCAGCACGATGCAGAGGAGCAAACTGCATATCAGGCAGCACTGCTCGCGGCTCATGAACTTCCTGATGAAGTTTCTACATTTGCTCTGGAAATGGCTCGAAGAAGGCCCGCATTGCAAGAAGTCCAGGAGCGAGCAGAGGCCGCGAAAGTTGCGGCTGAAGTGAAGAGGCGGCAATGGGAGGAAGGGAATCCAGACCGCGTCGAGCAGTTGCGACACCTTGGGGAATCACCCTTGCCGCTTGGTGACCTGGTCGGACCTTGGCCAGATGGTCCCACGGAACATGTCGAAGATGCGTTTCGCGAGGCAGTCTTTGACAATTCCGCCATCCTTCCTCTGGCAGAGTCGCGCCCAGACACCGCATTCGAGGTCCTGCTGGCGGTCTGTATTGAGCCGCCATACCACGAAAACCCTTACGGCTCAGATTTGATGGACGACTGTGGCCTGGAATCCTGGCGCGATCACGATCCCGCCATTTATTATCAAGGGCCATTCTTGCCACTCTTCAGGTTGTGCCCCCGTCAGGGAATTGACTTCACCCTAAAGCTGATCAACTTCGCAACAGGCCGATGGGCCGCCAAGGAACTCCGTTCCAGACAACGTCGCGGCCCGGCTTCTCCCGACCTTGCCGGACTCATCGAAGTGGACGACAACCTCGAAGTACTTGTTCAAGTTGAAGCGGATGCCAAATCCTGGATTGGTGACCGACGGGTATTCCGCTGGTATTTGGACTGGCCAGTTGACTGTCGAATCATTCCTTGCGTGCTCATGGCATTGGAGAAATGGATTTATGAGCAGATCGACGCCGAGCAGGACGTAGACCAAATTCTCCGTGAAATCGTTGGAAGGAGTGAATCCGTCGCTTTCGCCGGATTGCTGATCGACGTTGGGAAACGAAAACCGGAACTCTTTTTGACTTGCCTTCGCCCCCTTTTAAGTGCGTCGACATTTTACCTATGGGAGCCGCGAATTCTGATGGAGCGGTCCGCGACACCAGTTGGACTCATGGGATGGTGGAGACAACCTCAAGACCTTGTCACACTCGCCCGCGAATGGCATCTAGCTCCGCATAGAAAGCACGAACTACGTCGGATCGCAATTTGGTTGATGTTTATGTCTTCAGAAATGGAGACTTTCTTTCAGGAGTGTCGTGCTCGCTGGACTCAAGAAATTGAGACGGCTCAGTCACCGGATGACCTACAGATCCTGATCGCAGTGTTTGATAGGAGCAACTATCGTGAAGAACTCGTGGAGGGAAATAAAATTCGCTCCGAGTTTGTCCTCCCAGGCAACCTCGCAGCCAAGGCTCAGGAGGATGTGAAGCGTGCCGACGATTCAATGCGCCTCATGGGATTTCCAATGGAATGTCGTCGAATTCTCGACGGAGAAAAGGAGCTGTTAGCGGCGGATTGCGAGAGTTTCTGGGATACGGCTCGACAAATCGAAAAACAATCCGTAGCGGGCCAAGATGACCTTGCCAAGAAGGCTGCAGCGGTTTCTGGAGCAGTTGCTGTTCTCGTGAACCTACACCTTGACTGGATCGAGGGTGACCCCGAGCGACTGAGCTGGTGCCTTCAACAGTTGCAACAGATCATTGACAATCCCCCGAAACGCCGCCAATTCGACGTGCCCAATTCTGCCGGTGATTGGGACTGGGATTGCTTCGTTGCTGAGGCGGGGGTGGGGCTCCTGAAAGTAGCCCCAGAAAACCTCTTTATTCGTGACTTGGTTGCAACCGGGATTGCTGGGTTTCACTACGGCACGACACAGAAGACGATGACACTTGCGCATCGATATCGTCAGTCGTTGGGAGATGATTTTGAACTGATGCAATACCTGGCGATTCGTTGGTCTCTCGTTCGTCGACTGAGGTCGCAGAGTGAGCATTACCTTGCAGAGGCCACTCATTGGAGGAAAACAGACAATGCAGATTCCAGCTTGTCCGAAATGCTCAAGGAACTTGAAGCAGTAGCTGAACGATGGCGTGTGGAACATATTCGGATTGTTGAGCAGTTTATTAGTCGTGAGCCTCATCCAACAACATTTGCGGATGTTGGCCACATAGGTCAGGAGGAAGTCGAGGCCGTCATGTGCATCAGGTTTCCGTCACGCAAGCAACAGCCGCGGCCAAAGCAAGCAACTGGACGCCGACGTCGCACACGACGAAAAGATCGAGGAATTGATGGCAAGGTCGTGTCTGCAGCATTCTCTTGGGTCAGCGAAGCTCTCCCGATCTCACAGTCAGAATGTCGTCAGTGCGTGTCGCGTGTCAAAGATCTAGTTGACGTCGTGTTGTCGTGCATTCAGGTTGACGACGATGACGACGCGGATGGATTGCCCGGAGAGTTCGATGGATGGGTTTTCGGATTGGCGGCAAGAGCCATCGTTGCAATGGATGATAAAGATGATCCAGCGTCTGTCTGGAAGCCAATCTTATCGTTGAATGAAGAGGCGCACGATTGGATCGGGAGATTCTTCTGGTACTGGTTTTCTGATGGCTACCAAGCGACTCCCGACACCAACACATTCTTTCTGCGGTGGTCGGAGATGATCACGTTCGCCCTTTCTGCAGCTGAATGGGACCCTGAACGTGTCCAATCGTTTGGACTCGACGAGATGGTATTCGAGCTGATGGGGTATCACTTCGGGATGCATTCGATCGCGGCAGATCCAAAGTGCGCTGACAATTTGGCAGAAATGCTTCCACTGCTTGACGCCGCCGCTCAGAAGTGGTTTTCGATGCCCAGAGTTGTCAACGGATTCGCCAGAAGTTTGTCCGAACCTGGTTATGAACGAATTCTCTGCCACGGAGTTCGATGGCTGCATCGTGCGATGCCGAGTTCCAGCGACTATCAGTTTTGGCGGACACACGGGATCGAGTCCAATCTGATTTCTGCACTTCATCGTTGCTGGGAGAAGCATAACCAGGCTGTATGTACTGAACGGGACCTGCAGACCGCTTTCTTGGGGTTGCTGACGGCCCTGTCATCCCGAGGAAATCATGCGGCTATGGCACTCCGAGATCGCCTTCTTGACTCGTTACCAGACGATTGA
- a CDS encoding sulfatase, whose translation MKATSLFLLLTLLASSALAAETDQPNIVFILADDLAWSDLHCYGHRYHHTPHLDRLAAEGLRFTAGYSPAPICSAARASILTGKTVARLGFEFVTKNTPGRQSLDTAVPLLAPELTLNLPTAEVTIAERLAGLGYQTAFFGKWHVSQHFQRRYLAWHPDFGPQQQGFAVAVEDFGDHPYAWNKTHPPTAAPDGVIPPDSMIQRTADFIRHQADATKPYFLMTSSFYVHTPVKTRCRWLVEKYQQHLPSGAKNRQRRLEYAAFVEALDHHVGTILDAIDQSGQRENTLVFFMSDNGGHPEYCSNAPLRGSKWNLYEGGIRVPMIARWPGKIDAGVTSDTPLIGYDLLPTFVGLAGGESKGVDGVDMQEVFSDPSWRPARNLLWHFPYYHPEKTFSKALDKIGVDDFETSKTRPQSALRSGNYKLIQFAEDDRVELYDIAADISEANDLSESHPDKAAELRETLQQQLDAMNARRAVPRE comes from the coding sequence ATGAAAGCTACATCTCTGTTTCTTCTGTTGACGCTGTTGGCCTCCTCTGCGCTGGCAGCGGAGACGGACCAACCGAACATTGTCTTTATCCTTGCTGATGATCTGGCTTGGTCGGACCTGCATTGTTACGGGCACCGTTATCACCACACTCCGCACCTGGATCGTTTGGCTGCCGAGGGGCTGCGGTTCACCGCTGGCTACTCCCCTGCCCCGATTTGCTCGGCCGCTCGGGCTAGTATTTTGACGGGAAAGACGGTGGCTCGGTTGGGCTTTGAATTTGTCACCAAGAATACGCCGGGTCGGCAGTCGCTCGACACCGCGGTGCCGCTGTTGGCGCCCGAGTTGACGCTGAACTTGCCCACCGCCGAGGTCACGATTGCCGAGCGACTGGCGGGGCTTGGTTATCAAACGGCCTTCTTCGGCAAATGGCACGTCAGCCAACACTTTCAACGACGGTACCTCGCTTGGCATCCCGATTTCGGTCCGCAGCAACAAGGCTTTGCGGTCGCCGTTGAAGATTTTGGCGATCACCCTTATGCCTGGAACAAAACGCATCCTCCAACGGCCGCGCCCGATGGCGTGATTCCTCCGGATTCGATGATTCAGCGGACGGCTGACTTTATTCGCCACCAAGCCGACGCCACCAAACCCTATTTCCTGATGACTTCGTCTTTTTATGTGCATACACCGGTGAAGACCCGCTGTCGTTGGCTGGTCGAAAAATATCAGCAGCATCTACCCTCCGGCGCCAAAAACCGTCAGCGACGACTGGAATACGCAGCGTTTGTGGAGGCGCTGGATCATCATGTGGGGACGATCCTGGATGCCATCGACCAGTCGGGACAGCGAGAAAACACGTTGGTGTTTTTTATGTCCGACAACGGTGGCCATCCGGAGTATTGTTCCAACGCGCCCCTGCGGGGATCGAAATGGAATCTGTACGAAGGCGGCATACGCGTGCCGATGATTGCTAGGTGGCCGGGAAAGATCGACGCGGGCGTTACCAGCGATACACCGCTGATTGGCTACGATCTGCTGCCGACCTTTGTCGGTCTGGCGGGTGGTGAGTCGAAGGGCGTGGACGGGGTTGATATGCAGGAAGTGTTTAGCGATCCAAGTTGGCGGCCGGCTCGAAACCTGCTGTGGCACTTTCCGTACTATCATCCTGAAAAAACGTTTTCGAAGGCTCTCGACAAGATTGGTGTCGATGATTTTGAAACCAGCAAGACGCGACCTCAATCCGCGCTCCGTAGCGGCAACTACAAACTGATTCAGTTTGCCGAAGACGATCGCGTGGAGTTGTACGACATCGCGGCGGACATCTCCGAAGCGAATGACCTCAGCGAGTCGCACCCTGACAAGGCTGCCGAGTTGCGGGAAACCCTGCAGCAGCAACTCGATGCGATGAATGCCCGCCGTGCTGTGCCGCGGGAATAA